In a genomic window of Ignavibacteriales bacterium:
- a CDS encoding Gfo/Idh/MocA family oxidoreductase, producing the protein MENPRIHTVGIIMNGVTGRMGTRQHLVRSILAIRDQGGVKTKSGDVIMPDPILVGRNEEKLKAMAEKYGLKRYSTDLDACLADSSNAIYFDAQTTNQRSAAVSKAIKARKSLYCEKPITSSFDEAMALTRAAAAAGLKNGIVQDKLWLPGLLKLKYLIDTGFFGKILSVRGEFGYWVFDGKSQPCQRPSWNYRKEDGGGIITDMLCHWRYVIDNLFGSVSSISCLGATHMDTRLDEESKEYRCTADDSAYATILCANGVVCNFNSSWSVRVRRDDLLTLQVDGTNGSAVAGLHKCVAMSAAETPTFVWNPDIENPVDYFAGWKDVAAPQPFDNAFKMQWELFLKHVVNNEPFPWTFLEGAKGIQLAELALKSWSERKWVDVPDLKV; encoded by the coding sequence ATGGAAAATCCACGGATTCATACCGTCGGCATCATCATGAATGGCGTCACTGGTCGTATGGGTACCCGCCAGCATCTGGTACGGTCCATACTTGCCATCCGGGATCAAGGTGGTGTGAAGACAAAGTCAGGTGATGTGATCATGCCTGATCCTATTCTCGTTGGACGAAACGAAGAGAAACTTAAAGCGATGGCGGAGAAGTACGGCCTGAAACGGTATTCGACCGATCTCGATGCCTGCCTCGCCGATTCTTCCAATGCTATTTATTTCGACGCACAGACCACCAACCAGCGCAGCGCGGCGGTCAGCAAAGCGATCAAAGCACGGAAATCACTCTATTGCGAGAAGCCGATTACATCGAGTTTTGACGAGGCGATGGCGCTTACGAGAGCGGCAGCGGCGGCCGGTTTGAAGAATGGGATCGTCCAGGACAAATTGTGGCTGCCAGGATTGCTGAAACTGAAATACCTGATCGATACCGGCTTCTTTGGAAAGATTCTCTCCGTGCGGGGGGAATTCGGGTACTGGGTGTTCGATGGTAAGTCACAGCCCTGTCAGCGGCCCTCCTGGAACTACCGGAAGGAAGACGGGGGCGGAATCATCACCGATATGCTCTGTCACTGGAGATATGTAATCGACAATCTTTTCGGAAGCGTCTCCTCGATCTCGTGTCTTGGCGCGACCCACATGGACACCCGGCTCGACGAGGAGAGTAAGGAGTATCGATGCACGGCAGACGATTCTGCATATGCCACGATTCTCTGTGCCAACGGGGTTGTCTGCAACTTCAATTCTTCCTGGTCCGTGCGCGTCCGGCGCGATGATCTCCTCACGCTCCAGGTTGATGGGACAAACGGATCAGCCGTTGCCGGCCTGCACAAGTGCGTGGCTATGAGTGCCGCCGAGACTCCGACATTCGTCTGGAACCCGGACATAGAAAATCCTGTCGATTACTTCGCCGGTTGGAAGGATGTGGCAGCTCCGCAGCCGTTTGACAATGCGTTCAAGATGCAATGGGAGTTGTTTCTGAAGCACGTTGTGAACAACGAGCCATTCCCGTGGACATTTCTTGAAGGGGCGAAAGGAATTCAACTCGCTGAGCTGGCGCTGAAGAGCTGGTCAGAGCGCAAGTGGGTGGACGTGCCGGATCTGAAGGTCTAG
- the thrA gene encoding bifunctional aspartate kinase/homoserine dehydrogenase I: MRVLKFGGSSVADSERIKAVIDIVIGSQKAHGQLAIVASALHGVTNRLIEAGQRAYRGDKSYEELLSALQERHRRVVNDLLGTQADLRAHRFITQSFQELSEFIHGIWILGEITNRTLDFVMSYGEQLSCVIIAEALVQRGVPANYVDSRTLIQTDLNYGAAQVNFDLTNWNLLNHFKSRTDIQVITGFIARGPENETTTLGRGGSDYTASIIGAALDAEEIEIWTDVDGVLTADPRRVSEAYSLESLTFEEALELSHFGAKVIHPPTMLPALHKRIPIRIRNSFNPSFKGTLICERPSAETESPVKGIACMDRVSLLKVTGEGIMRTIGIASRIFAALARKEIEVTMVTQSSSEHSICLAITSEHIRTAREVVELEFRVEVHHGQISAITVENDCSIIAIVGDRVQNIPGVTGKIFDALGRNGITLRAIAHGSSDRNLTLVLKQSDLQKAMNALHDHLFLSRQKTLNLFLLGPGLVGSALLELLKDQEDFARTSLRTRFRLVGIANSRQMLFNENGIDLCHWRTLLSSSALASSLSEFTAKVRTLNAANSIVIDCTGGEPAVRQYLDLLQSSVSVITSSKVANTLSNEFYRQLRSTSSRHGAEFRYSTNVGAALPIVESIKSIIQTGDSIERIEAVLSGTLSYIFSCLNAGRSFSDAVQDAQKRGYTEPDPRTDLGGIDVARKLLILVRESGYAMEMDDITMEPYLPQEVFNGTDLPAALRKADAILEKQKAAAQNLGRKLVFIARFEGGRARVGVEEIGSDHPFYHLSGNDNIVSLTTRILYRQPLVVRGGGAGAQLTASGLFNDIVHVSHSMN, translated from the coding sequence ATGAGAGTATTGAAGTTTGGCGGGTCTTCCGTAGCAGATTCGGAGCGAATTAAGGCGGTGATCGACATTGTGATCGGATCCCAGAAGGCTCATGGACAGCTGGCCATCGTCGCATCTGCCCTGCACGGGGTAACAAATCGGCTCATCGAGGCGGGGCAGCGGGCATACCGGGGAGACAAAAGCTACGAAGAGCTGCTCTCGGCCTTGCAAGAACGCCACAGGAGGGTCGTGAATGATCTGCTTGGGACTCAGGCTGACCTTCGTGCCCATCGATTTATCACCCAATCATTTCAGGAATTGTCGGAATTCATCCACGGGATCTGGATCCTTGGTGAAATTACGAATCGGACGCTTGATTTCGTGATGAGCTACGGCGAGCAGCTTTCGTGCGTCATCATAGCAGAGGCTCTCGTGCAACGAGGAGTACCTGCCAACTATGTCGACAGCAGAACGCTGATCCAAACCGACCTGAACTACGGAGCCGCCCAGGTCAACTTCGACCTCACAAACTGGAATCTCCTGAATCATTTCAAGAGCAGAACAGATATTCAGGTCATCACCGGGTTCATAGCCCGCGGCCCCGAAAACGAGACGACAACGCTCGGGCGCGGAGGCTCGGACTATACAGCTTCCATCATCGGGGCGGCGCTGGATGCGGAAGAAATCGAAATCTGGACAGATGTCGACGGAGTATTGACCGCTGACCCGCGGAGAGTTTCTGAAGCGTATTCCCTCGAATCCCTCACGTTTGAGGAAGCGCTTGAGCTCTCTCATTTCGGAGCGAAGGTGATTCATCCGCCGACGATGCTTCCCGCTCTCCACAAGAGGATTCCCATCCGGATCCGTAACTCCTTCAACCCCTCCTTCAAGGGAACTCTGATCTGTGAGCGCCCCTCTGCCGAGACTGAAAGCCCCGTGAAGGGGATCGCCTGCATGGATCGGGTCAGCCTGTTGAAGGTGACAGGTGAGGGCATCATGCGAACAATCGGCATCGCTTCCAGAATCTTCGCAGCTCTCGCAAGGAAAGAGATCGAAGTGACGATGGTGACGCAGTCTTCTTCAGAGCACAGCATTTGCCTCGCTATTACATCCGAGCACATACGAACGGCCAGGGAAGTCGTTGAGCTCGAATTTCGCGTCGAAGTGCACCATGGGCAGATTTCTGCGATCACCGTCGAAAACGATTGCTCCATCATAGCAATCGTCGGAGACCGGGTGCAAAACATCCCCGGCGTCACGGGCAAGATCTTCGATGCGCTCGGCCGCAACGGCATTACGCTGCGCGCGATTGCTCATGGTTCTTCGGATCGAAACCTGACGCTCGTCCTGAAGCAGAGCGATCTTCAAAAAGCGATGAATGCGCTCCACGATCATCTCTTCCTCTCCCGGCAGAAGACCCTGAATCTTTTTCTCCTCGGTCCCGGCCTTGTCGGCAGCGCGTTGCTCGAGCTGCTCAAAGACCAAGAGGACTTTGCCCGCACTTCACTTCGGACACGCTTCCGGCTCGTGGGCATCGCAAACAGCCGGCAGATGCTCTTTAACGAAAACGGAATCGATCTCTGTCACTGGCGCACGCTCCTGTCCTCCAGCGCCCTGGCATCATCCCTCTCCGAGTTCACGGCAAAAGTGCGGACCCTGAACGCTGCCAACTCGATCGTCATCGACTGCACGGGGGGTGAACCAGCCGTCAGGCAGTACCTCGACCTCCTGCAATCCAGCGTCTCCGTGATCACTTCGAGCAAAGTCGCAAACACGCTTTCGAATGAATTCTACCGGCAGCTCCGTTCCACTTCATCGAGGCACGGCGCGGAGTTTCGCTACAGCACAAACGTGGGTGCAGCTTTGCCGATCGTGGAGTCGATCAAGAGCATCATTCAGACCGGCGACTCAATCGAGCGCATCGAGGCGGTTCTCTCGGGGACATTGAGCTACATCTTCAGCTGCCTCAACGCCGGGAGATCGTTCAGCGACGCTGTGCAAGACGCACAGAAGCGGGGCTACACAGAACCCGATCCCAGGACAGATCTCGGAGGCATCGATGTCGCGCGCAAGCTCCTGATCCTCGTCCGGGAATCAGGCTATGCCATGGAAATGGACGACATCACCATGGAGCCATACCTGCCGCAGGAAGTGTTCAACGGAACCGATCTTCCCGCAGCGCTTCGCAAAGCCGATGCCATTCTGGAAAAGCAGAAAGCGGCCGCGCAAAATCTCGGCCGCAAACTGGTGTTTATCGCGCGATTTGAAGGCGGCCGCGCGCGCGTTGGAGTTGAAGAGATCGGTTCAGACCATCCCTTCTATCATCTTTCCGGCAATGACAACATTGTATCTCTGACGACCCGCATTCTCTACCGGCAGCCGCTGGTGGTGCGAGGCGGCGGCGCCGGAGCACAGCTGACGGCATCAGGCCTGTTCAATGATATCGTCCACGTTTCACATTCGATGAACTAG
- the leuB gene encoding 3-isopropylmalate dehydrogenase, which yields MKAHIVTLPGDGIGPEVTSAGVRVLEKVASLNGHVFSFEEHLLGGCSIEKHGTALTDATLQACKSSDAVLLGAVGGPQWDDPTAPVRPEQGLLAIRKGLGLFANLRPVRSHPALLDSSPVKADRLNGVDLLVVRELTGGLYFGEPKGRYEEQGRVRAVDTMEYHDYEIDRILKLAFRLAAYRKKKVTSVDKANVLETSRLWRQIATELGKKNPEVTLEHMLVDTASMRLITSPATFDVLVTENTFGDILTDEASVLAGSMGLLPSASLGEDGPGLFEPIHGSAPDIAGKGIANPLGSILSVAMLLRYGLHLEQEASAVETAVDKAISDGLRTTDLGGRLSTGEMAQAVIDRLT from the coding sequence GTGAAAGCACATATTGTTACACTGCCAGGAGACGGCATCGGCCCGGAAGTGACATCTGCGGGCGTGCGCGTGCTGGAAAAAGTCGCATCGCTGAACGGACATGTGTTTTCGTTCGAGGAGCACTTGCTCGGAGGGTGCTCGATCGAGAAACATGGCACTGCATTGACTGACGCAACACTGCAAGCGTGCAAATCCTCCGATGCAGTGCTGCTCGGTGCCGTGGGCGGTCCTCAATGGGACGATCCGACTGCACCGGTGCGCCCTGAGCAGGGACTGCTTGCGATCCGCAAAGGATTGGGTTTGTTCGCAAATCTCCGTCCCGTCCGATCGCATCCGGCACTCCTGGATTCTTCACCCGTGAAGGCCGACAGGCTCAATGGGGTTGATCTCCTGGTGGTGCGGGAGCTTACAGGCGGACTCTATTTCGGCGAACCAAAAGGACGTTACGAGGAACAAGGGCGTGTCCGCGCTGTTGATACGATGGAGTATCACGACTACGAGATCGACCGGATTCTTAAGCTTGCTTTCCGTCTTGCAGCATACCGCAAAAAGAAAGTAACTTCGGTGGACAAAGCGAATGTCCTGGAGACCTCAAGACTGTGGCGCCAGATAGCCACGGAACTTGGAAAAAAGAACCCTGAGGTCACGCTCGAGCACATGCTCGTGGATACCGCCTCGATGCGATTGATCACTTCGCCGGCGACATTTGACGTCCTTGTAACGGAAAACACATTTGGTGATATACTCACCGATGAGGCATCAGTGCTTGCCGGTTCGATGGGGCTTCTCCCGTCAGCATCACTCGGTGAAGATGGCCCCGGGCTCTTCGAGCCCATTCATGGTTCCGCGCCGGACATAGCCGGTAAGGGAATCGCGAATCCGCTGGGAAGCATTCTCAGCGTAGCCATGCTGCTCAGGTACGGGTTGCACCTCGAACAGGAAGCCTCAGCAGTTGAAACGGCGGTGGACAAAGCAATCTCGGATGGTTTGAGGACGACGGACCTGGGTGGAAGACTCTCAACTGGCGAGATGGCTCAGGCTGTGATAGATCGCCTCACGTAG
- the cimA gene encoding citramalate synthase → MKVQIYDTTLRDGTQREGISLSCDDKLKIAQRLDDFGVDYIEGGWPGSNPKDVDFFRRVQQLSLKHAVVAAFGSTCRVGGEPSTDANILALLDAQTAVCTVVGKTSLLHVSDVLQTTPDENLRIIRESIRYLRSKDRRVIYDAEHFFDGYKLDGAYSIATIRAAVEGGAEMVVLCDTNGGTMPWEIASIVRTVNEQSLGPLGIHTHNDGECAVANSLAAIREGCVHVQGTINGYGERCGNANLVSVIANLELKSATRCLPADHLRKLTELSHFVAEVTNLAPDEHLAYVGKSAFAHKGGIHVAAIRRNEQSYQHIDPSLVGNQLRVVVSELSGRGNLLSKAKEFGLDINAGPGVAEVLNEIKVLESRGFSFEAAEASVALMMKRQQPGYTPPFELIDFAVNVEHRKGRGLFAEASVKVKVQGEVVHTVAEGNGPVNALDAALRKALSPIYASINGFQLADYKVRILDGGLGTAAITRVLIDTQNGTVRWSTVGASANIIEASWRALADSVEYGLSMAQ, encoded by the coding sequence GTGAAAGTGCAAATTTACGATACGACTCTGAGAGACGGAACACAGCGCGAAGGAATCTCCCTGTCGTGCGATGACAAACTCAAGATCGCCCAAAGGCTGGACGATTTTGGCGTCGATTATATCGAGGGGGGGTGGCCGGGGTCGAATCCAAAGGATGTCGATTTCTTCCGGCGCGTACAACAGTTGTCGCTGAAACACGCCGTCGTCGCCGCTTTTGGCTCGACGTGTCGCGTCGGCGGCGAGCCGTCTACGGACGCAAATATTCTCGCACTGCTCGACGCCCAAACTGCGGTCTGCACTGTCGTGGGCAAGACCTCTTTGCTGCACGTTTCAGATGTGCTCCAAACGACTCCGGACGAAAATCTGAGAATCATCAGAGAGAGTATCAGGTATCTCCGGTCAAAGGACCGGCGTGTGATCTATGATGCCGAGCACTTCTTCGATGGGTACAAGCTCGATGGCGCATATTCCATTGCGACGATTCGAGCTGCCGTGGAAGGGGGCGCCGAGATGGTGGTCCTGTGCGATACAAATGGCGGAACCATGCCTTGGGAAATTGCCTCGATTGTCCGTACCGTGAATGAGCAGAGTCTCGGGCCGCTTGGCATCCACACACACAACGACGGCGAATGTGCGGTCGCGAATTCGCTTGCAGCGATCAGGGAGGGATGCGTCCACGTTCAGGGGACGATCAACGGCTACGGCGAACGGTGTGGCAACGCAAATCTCGTTTCGGTGATCGCGAATCTCGAATTGAAGTCCGCAACCCGGTGTCTTCCGGCCGATCATCTCAGGAAACTTACCGAGTTGTCTCACTTCGTTGCAGAGGTGACCAACCTTGCGCCGGATGAGCATCTTGCCTACGTCGGCAAGTCAGCATTCGCCCACAAAGGGGGCATCCACGTCGCTGCGATCAGAAGAAACGAACAATCGTATCAGCATATCGATCCTTCCCTGGTTGGGAACCAGTTGCGGGTTGTCGTCTCCGAGCTTTCGGGACGAGGGAATCTCTTGAGCAAAGCCAAGGAGTTTGGGCTTGACATCAATGCGGGGCCCGGGGTGGCGGAAGTGTTGAACGAAATAAAGGTGCTCGAATCGAGGGGATTTTCTTTCGAAGCAGCAGAGGCCTCGGTCGCTCTCATGATGAAGCGTCAGCAGCCGGGTTATACTCCTCCCTTCGAATTGATCGATTTTGCTGTGAACGTTGAGCATCGGAAGGGGCGGGGATTGTTCGCCGAAGCTTCTGTGAAAGTGAAAGTGCAAGGCGAAGTGGTACATACGGTTGCGGAAGGTAATGGCCCGGTGAACGCGCTTGACGCCGCGTTGCGAAAAGCTCTTTCTCCGATCTACGCATCGATAAATGGTTTTCAGTTGGCTGACTACAAAGTCCGGATCCTCGACGGTGGTCTGGGCACCGCTGCTATAACGCGAGTTCTCATCGACACTCAGAATGGCACGGTTCGGTGGAGTACAGTCGGGGCCAGCGCAAATATCATTGAGGCGAGCTGGCGCGCTTTGGCAGACAGCGTGGAGTACGGTCTGTCGATGGCGCAGTGA
- the ilvC gene encoding ketol-acid reductoisomerase: MARMNFGGVVEEVVTREEFPLSLAQEKLKNEVVAIIGYGPQGHGQSLNMRDNGIPVIVGQRKGGKGWDEAVRDGWVEGKDLFSNIEDVIDKATVVQYLLSDAGQKEQWPLVKKHLKPGQALFFSHGFSIVFKDQTGVIPPPDVDVILVAPKGSGRTVRTNFLAGSGINASFAVFQDATGRAKERVLALGIAIGSGYLFPTTFEREVYSDLTGERGVLMGAIAGLMKAQYDTLRAMGHSPSEAFNETVEEATQSLYPLVGNHGMDWMFGACSTTAQRGALDWSKRFEAATKPLFELLYRDVQQGVETKRVLDTCGARDYRDKLQKELDEWKNSEMWQAGAMVRSLRPENSAKK; this comes from the coding sequence ATGGCACGAATGAATTTTGGCGGAGTCGTCGAGGAAGTTGTGACACGCGAGGAATTCCCCCTCTCACTTGCTCAGGAGAAGTTGAAAAACGAAGTTGTCGCCATCATTGGCTATGGCCCGCAGGGTCATGGTCAATCGCTGAACATGCGCGACAACGGTATCCCTGTCATCGTCGGACAGCGAAAAGGAGGCAAGGGATGGGACGAGGCTGTGCGGGATGGCTGGGTTGAAGGAAAGGATCTCTTCTCGAATATCGAAGACGTCATCGACAAGGCCACGGTGGTTCAGTACCTCCTTTCCGATGCCGGGCAAAAGGAACAATGGCCTCTCGTCAAGAAGCATCTCAAGCCTGGACAAGCGTTGTTCTTCTCGCACGGGTTTTCGATTGTGTTCAAGGACCAGACCGGAGTAATCCCACCGCCTGATGTCGATGTCATTCTTGTCGCTCCAAAAGGATCAGGGCGCACCGTCCGGACGAACTTCCTCGCAGGGAGCGGCATCAACGCGAGCTTTGCCGTTTTTCAGGACGCAACAGGACGGGCGAAGGAACGAGTCCTCGCCCTCGGAATCGCGATTGGTTCCGGATATTTGTTCCCGACGACATTCGAGCGGGAGGTCTACAGCGATCTCACGGGCGAACGGGGTGTCCTGATGGGAGCGATTGCCGGACTCATGAAGGCGCAATACGATACGCTGCGCGCAATGGGCCATTCGCCCAGCGAAGCTTTCAATGAGACGGTGGAGGAGGCCACGCAGAGTCTTTATCCGCTGGTGGGAAATCATGGAATGGATTGGATGTTCGGCGCCTGCAGCACGACTGCACAACGCGGAGCGCTGGATTGGTCCAAACGCTTCGAGGCTGCGACGAAACCGTTGTTCGAACTGCTCTACAGGGATGTGCAGCAGGGGGTGGAAACCAAGCGAGTGCTCGATACGTGCGGCGCACGTGATTATCGCGACAAACTGCAGAAAGAACTCGACGAGTGGAAGAACTCAGAAATGTGGCAGGCCGGGGCGATGGTGAGATCGTTGAGGCCTGAGAACAGCGCAAAAAAATAG
- the aroF gene encoding 3-deoxy-7-phosphoheptulonate synthase, with the protein MIIVMKAGATRQQTDHVFEKVKALGYQVHPIFGEQRTVIACVGDERGKSRLQALDSLDGVESVVPILKPFKLAGREWKEARSQVVLKPKQGTEPTVIGNDHFVVMAGPCSVESREQIFLSAKQVKAGGAKILRGGAFKPRTSPYSFQGLEEEGLKLLAEAGEKEGLHVITEVIAPGDVSLVADYADILQIGARNMQNFALLKEVGKARKPVMLKRGMSSTLKELLMSAEYILSQGNYEVILCERGIRTFEDYTRNTCDLSAVPALKEMSHLPVIVDPSHGTGVRSLVTPLAKAAVAVGADGLIVEVHPNPEEAFSDGAQSLLPGQFLEMMVWVRKLVELEGRRL; encoded by the coding sequence ATGATTATTGTCATGAAGGCCGGCGCGACCCGGCAGCAAACCGATCACGTATTCGAAAAGGTCAAAGCACTAGGCTATCAGGTTCATCCCATATTCGGCGAGCAGCGCACTGTCATCGCGTGTGTCGGCGATGAGCGTGGCAAATCGAGGCTGCAGGCGCTCGATTCGCTGGACGGGGTCGAGAGCGTTGTCCCGATTCTGAAGCCATTCAAACTTGCGGGGCGGGAATGGAAAGAAGCCCGGAGTCAGGTCGTATTGAAGCCGAAGCAAGGGACCGAGCCGACCGTAATCGGAAACGACCACTTTGTTGTGATGGCCGGGCCCTGCTCCGTTGAAAGCCGGGAGCAGATTTTCCTCTCTGCGAAACAAGTCAAAGCCGGCGGAGCAAAAATCCTCCGCGGCGGTGCGTTCAAGCCGCGGACTTCTCCGTACAGTTTTCAGGGTCTCGAGGAGGAAGGATTGAAATTACTTGCCGAGGCGGGCGAGAAGGAGGGGCTCCACGTGATTACGGAAGTGATCGCGCCTGGTGATGTATCGTTGGTCGCTGACTATGCCGACATACTCCAGATCGGTGCCCGCAACATGCAGAATTTCGCTCTCCTCAAAGAAGTTGGCAAGGCCAGGAAGCCGGTGATGCTCAAACGCGGCATGTCGAGCACGTTGAAGGAACTCCTCATGTCTGCAGAGTATATCCTTTCGCAAGGCAATTACGAGGTGATACTCTGCGAGAGAGGGATTCGTACTTTTGAAGACTACACCCGCAATACATGCGATCTTTCTGCTGTCCCGGCCCTGAAAGAGATGAGCCACCTGCCGGTCATCGTCGATCCGAGCCACGGCACCGGGGTGCGCAGTCTGGTCACGCCTCTCGCAAAAGCCGCTGTCGCAGTCGGCGCAGACGGGCTCATCGTCGAGGTCCATCCCAATCCTGAAGAGGCTTTTTCGGATGGCGCTCAGTCTCTCCTGCCGGGCCAATTTCTGGAAATGATGGTGTGGGTAAGGAAACTGGTCGAGCTCGAAGGGAGACGACTCTAA
- the leuD gene encoding 3-isopropylmalate dehydratase small subunit, which translates to MFVRFSLTHKWFGVMNHFPPFTSRVMPLLVNDIDTDQIIPARFLKVTDKLGLGANLFSDWRYHQEGSPKSDFVLNRPEYSGAEILLAGDNFGCGSSREHAAWALIGNGIRAVISTSFADIFKGNALKNGILPVVVSAVVHQELCALAGDSSPFELTIDLQSQTVRVPDGSEKKFPIDGFAKTCLLEGTDELGFLLKFEKQIAKYEQEHS; encoded by the coding sequence ATGTTCGTACGCTTCTCACTTACTCATAAATGGTTTGGGGTCATGAATCACTTTCCGCCGTTCACCTCTCGCGTCATGCCGTTGCTCGTCAATGATATTGACACGGACCAGATTATTCCCGCGCGCTTCCTCAAAGTGACGGACAAACTGGGCCTGGGGGCAAATCTGTTCTCCGACTGGCGCTATCATCAGGAGGGTTCTCCGAAGTCCGATTTCGTCCTCAATCGGCCGGAGTACTCGGGTGCAGAGATACTCCTCGCAGGAGATAACTTCGGTTGCGGCTCTTCCCGCGAACATGCCGCGTGGGCATTGATCGGCAATGGCATCAGAGCCGTGATCAGCACTTCGTTCGCCGATATCTTCAAAGGCAACGCCCTGAAGAATGGCATTCTTCCGGTCGTTGTGAGCGCTGTGGTCCATCAGGAACTGTGCGCCCTGGCGGGCGACAGTTCCCCGTTTGAACTCACGATCGATCTTCAATCGCAGACGGTCCGCGTGCCTGATGGGAGCGAGAAGAAGTTCCCGATCGATGGATTCGCCAAGACGTGTCTCTTGGAGGGGACCGACGAACTCGGATTCTTGCTGAAGTTCGAGAAGCAGATTGCGAAGTACGAACAAGAGCACTCGTAG
- a CDS encoding cupin domain-containing protein, whose translation MQNQRSDRSRLLPHRHFSLNNVWDFHGEIGDIVMIVADLNKIDGRTYPARRRTQNLVGGASPVQAKMFSMGYVTLQPKGGQVPWHNQEQEEVYFIVNGTAEMCLGEERQILNAGQAVYIPSGVFHQLTNMGDTPLHMMYCYGPAGDVAHWRQELDGTLPKAGVEAPPLPPGACPQCTDKP comes from the coding sequence ATGCAAAATCAGCGCTCCGATCGCTCTCGGTTACTTCCCCACAGGCATTTTTCCTTGAATAACGTCTGGGATTTCCACGGTGAAATTGGAGATATCGTTATGATCGTTGCTGATCTGAACAAGATTGATGGACGCACCTATCCGGCCCGGCGCCGGACGCAGAATCTGGTCGGCGGTGCATCGCCGGTCCAGGCGAAAATGTTCAGCATGGGATACGTGACGCTGCAACCGAAAGGGGGACAGGTCCCATGGCATAACCAGGAACAGGAAGAAGTCTACTTCATCGTAAATGGAACCGCCGAGATGTGCCTCGGTGAAGAGCGACAGATATTGAATGCGGGGCAGGCTGTGTATATCCCCAGCGGAGTATTCCACCAATTGACGAACATGGGAGACACGCCCCTCCACATGATGTATTGCTACGGTCCGGCCGGCGATGTTGCACACTGGAGGCAGGAGCTCGATGGGACACTCCCGAAGGCGGGGGTCGAGGCGCCGCCGCTCCCTCCGGGGGCGTGTCCGCAATGCACGGACAAACCTTGA
- a CDS encoding homoserine O-succinyltransferase gives MSVVLSNEHRHRSELEQRGVLCISEQEANRADIRPLRVGILNIMPKGETYEPYLLFPLSRTIIQIEPVWIRLHSHAYKSTDIDHLDQYYDYFENAIAKAPLDGLVVTGAPVEEMEYEDVSYWDEITTILTFARQNITSTFGICWGGMALAKMVGIEKEMFREKLFGVYETRNLDRSHPITGELDDMFWCVQSRHSGMSDSVLERERSKGRINLLAHSNNGGYTIFESSDRRYLMHLGHPEYEAQRLVEEYRRDAALGRSDVPLPANLDINNPVNRWRSHGLEFFAQWIRYIYEPTSREG, from the coding sequence ATGAGCGTAGTGCTTTCAAACGAACATCGGCATCGCAGCGAACTGGAACAGCGCGGCGTCTTGTGCATTTCCGAACAGGAAGCAAACCGGGCCGACATCCGTCCTCTCCGCGTCGGCATCCTCAATATCATGCCGAAGGGAGAAACATACGAACCCTATCTTCTCTTCCCTCTGAGCCGTACGATCATCCAGATAGAGCCTGTTTGGATCCGTCTCCACTCACACGCATACAAGAGCACTGACATTGATCATCTTGACCAGTACTACGATTATTTCGAAAATGCGATCGCGAAAGCGCCGCTTGACGGCCTTGTCGTGACCGGCGCTCCGGTCGAGGAAATGGAGTATGAGGATGTGAGCTATTGGGATGAGATCACGACCATACTGACGTTCGCGCGTCAGAACATCACCTCCACGTTCGGTATCTGCTGGGGAGGCATGGCCCTGGCCAAGATGGTCGGAATCGAAAAGGAAATGTTCAGGGAAAAGCTCTTCGGGGTGTATGAAACCCGCAACCTCGATCGGTCACATCCCATCACTGGCGAGTTGGATGACATGTTCTGGTGCGTGCAAAGCCGGCACTCGGGTATGTCCGATTCCGTACTTGAACGCGAGCGATCGAAGGGCAGGATCAACCTGCTGGCTCATTCGAACAACGGCGGGTATACGATTTTCGAAAGCTCCGACCGGCGATACCTGATGCACCTGGGACACCCGGAGTATGAAGCACAACGCCTGGTGGAGGAATATCGGAGAGATGCTGCTCTGGGAAGGTCAGATGTACCGCTGCCTGCCAACCTCGACATCAACAACCCGGTCAACAGATGGCGAAGCCATGGGCTGGAATTCTTCGCACAATGGATCCGGTATATCTACGAACCGACGAGCCGGGAGGGCTGA